From the genome of Alicyclobacillus sp. SO9:
TTGCGTTGACGAACGTTACCATGCCCTACGCGTTGCAACTGGCGAATAAGGGCGCAGTCGCTGCTGTGAGGGAAAACGAGGCTTTGGCGAAGGGTGTCAACGTAATTGGAGGCAAAGTCACCTATAAGGCTGTTTCCGATTCGTTGAATCTAGAGTATACGGATCTGATGGATGTCATTTAGTCATTGTGCGTCCAGATAAGCTTTCAAGCGGCCGTCTGCAGGAGATCTGTGGAGGGCCGCCCTGCTGTTGGGAGTCCAGGCAACACTTCTAGGGAACAAAAATCACAGTGGTGCGCAAACTACCTTTGAAACGGCGTTAATGCGTGAGTGGTTTGCAGTCGCCTGCTGCGTTTTGCCCTGACCGGGCTTCTGGTCATTTTGGCTGAAAGATGCTACCCTTGACTTGGATGTGCTATTAGAGCACTCACTGTAAGTCTTATTGAAAGGGTGGTTGAGTTGGTTACCAAGGAACAAGTAATGGGAATCTTGACGGAAGTCATGGATCCTGAAATTCAGATTGATGTCGTAAATCTGGGTATGGTTTACGGTGTAGATATATCGGAAGACGGGAAACTGGTTACAATTACCATGACCTTAACTACGATGGGGTGCCCGGCCTACGACATGATGCGGGAAGATATTATCGATCGCGTTGGCAGTTTCGAGGGCGTAGAACAAGTCGACATTAATTTAACGTTCGATCCCCCCTGGGACAAAGAGATGATGTCGGATGAGGCAAAGTTGGTTTTTAAGTACCTTTTTTAACCTTTTGAATGTAAAGCTTTTGAATGTAAAGCTGTTGAAACGCCATTTCAGAGAAACATTGATACCGGCCCTTAAAATGCCTTATGACGAAAATGTGAAACTTATGTTTAGTGCCCCGGAAACGGTAAAAGCCGAGGCCGGGGCTATTGCTTTTTCATGTACATGTGGTACGCTTGAGTCAAAACATGACTGTATTAGTCAACTTTAATTTCAGCGCTGAATTTGCGTCGATTGCGAAATAGCCGTCGGCGCCCAACATAACGTATGAAAGGTTGGTTGCAATGGCAGCACCGCACTTACAAATCAAAGACTTGCATGTATCAGTAGAAGACAAGGAAATTGTGAAGGGGTTGAACCTGGACATTCACGGCGGAGAAATCCACGCCATCATGGGCCCCAACGGTACAGGGAAGAGCACCCTTTCTTCTGCGTTAATGGGGCATCCAGCTTACAAAGTGACAAGTGGAACGGCAACTCTCGACGGAGAGGACTTGCTCTCCATGGCGGTAG
Proteins encoded in this window:
- a CDS encoding metal-sulfur cluster assembly factor, whose product is MGILTEVMDPEIQIDVVNLGMVYGVDISEDGKLVTITMTLTTMGCPAYDMMREDIIDRVGSFEGVEQVDINLTFDPPWDKEMMSDEAKLVFKYLF